One window of Pleurodeles waltl isolate 20211129_DDA chromosome 3_1, aPleWal1.hap1.20221129, whole genome shotgun sequence genomic DNA carries:
- the LOC138283368 gene encoding protein EURL homolog yields the protein METDTTPTTKVEREMTLSREQMQEKSMDALQLINRKILCRVRGVFKELSDALEQKDSLLWELQYRFITIEQLLKNREKLKMMQPGTPCPRAESEKGGDLGM from the exons atggaaacagACACCACACCTACTACAAAAGTGGAGAGAGAAATGACACTCAGCAGAGAACAAA TGCAAGAGAAGTCAATGGATGCGCTACAATTAATTAATCGGAAAATACTGTGCAGGGTGCGAG GTGTTTTCAAAGAATTAAGTGATGCTCTGGAGCAGAAGGACTCACTCCTGTGGGAGCTCCAGTATCGTTTTATTACAATCGAGCAACTTTTGAAAAATCGGGAGAAGCTGAAAATGATGCAGCCTGGAACCCCTTGCCCTAGAGCAGAAAGCGAAAAGGGCGGGGACTTGGGCATGTAA